In the Solibacillus sp. FSL K6-1523 genome, one interval contains:
- a CDS encoding ParB/RepB/Spo0J family partition protein — MVKGLGKGIDALFREEAVHMEDQVQQIALMKILENPFQPRKVFDETAITELTASIIEHGIIQPIIVRKKGKKYEIVVGERRFRAAKQAGLMEIPAIVKDFDEQQMMEVAILENLQREDLTPIEEADAYNSLINQLNFTQEDLARRLGKSRPHIANLIRLLQLPEEIRELVNSGDLSMGHGRALLGLKNKRRIPEIAQKVIKDQLNVRQLEKLIQLLNDDVPRETEKVKKDVHVQATESQLRDYFGTQVQIKKVKDKGKIEIEFYSDDDLHRILEILKLEEQ, encoded by the coding sequence ATGGTTAAAGGTTTGGGAAAAGGAATCGATGCATTATTCCGCGAAGAGGCTGTACATATGGAAGATCAAGTACAACAAATAGCCTTAATGAAAATTTTAGAAAATCCTTTCCAACCACGAAAAGTATTTGATGAAACAGCGATTACCGAGCTAACAGCATCAATTATTGAGCATGGAATTATTCAACCAATTATTGTGAGGAAAAAGGGTAAAAAATACGAAATCGTTGTTGGCGAACGCCGATTCAGAGCTGCTAAACAAGCTGGCTTAATGGAAATTCCAGCTATTGTGAAGGATTTTGATGAGCAGCAAATGATGGAAGTGGCAATTTTAGAAAACTTACAACGTGAAGACTTAACACCAATTGAAGAAGCGGATGCTTATAATAGTTTAATTAATCAGCTGAATTTTACACAGGAAGATTTGGCAAGGCGATTAGGGAAAAGTCGGCCTCACATTGCCAATTTAATTCGTTTATTACAACTACCTGAGGAAATACGTGAACTTGTAAATAGCGGTGACCTCTCAATGGGGCATGGCCGTGCTTTATTAGGGTTAAAAAACAAACGCCGTATACCTGAAATTGCACAAAAGGTTATAAAAGATCAATTAAACGTTCGACAACTTGAAAAGTTAATTCAATTATTAAATGACGACGTTCCACGTGAAACAGAGAAAGTAAAAAAGGATGTTCATGTCCAGGCCACTGAATCGCAACTAAGAGATTATTTTGGCACACAAGTACAAATTAAAAAGGTAAAAGATAAAGGTAAAATTGAAATTGAGTTTTATTCAGATGATGACTTACATCGCATACTAGAAATTTTAAAGTTAGAAGAGCAATAA
- a CDS encoding ParA family protein, with translation MGRIIAIANQKGGVGKTTTSVNLSACLAFLGKKVLLIDIDPQGNASSGLGVRKGDLESCIYDVLINDEDIKEVIQQTKIDNLYVVPATISLAGAEIELVSTISREVRLKKALQEVKEHFDFVVIDCPPSLGLLTINALTAADALIIPVQCEYYALEGLSQLLSTVRLVQKHLNKSLMIDGVLLTMLDARTNLGIQVIDEVKRYFQDKVYHSIIPRNVRLSEAPSHGKPIIIYDAKSRGAELYLEFAREVIKNG, from the coding sequence TTGGGACGTATAATTGCAATTGCCAATCAAAAGGGTGGTGTCGGTAAAACGACGACATCTGTAAATTTAAGTGCATGTTTAGCTTTTTTAGGAAAGAAAGTATTATTAATTGATATCGATCCTCAAGGTAATGCCTCTAGTGGACTTGGAGTTAGAAAAGGTGACTTAGAAAGTTGTATTTATGATGTTTTGATTAATGATGAGGATATTAAGGAAGTTATTCAACAAACAAAGATTGATAATTTATATGTTGTACCTGCAACGATTTCTTTAGCTGGTGCCGAAATTGAATTAGTATCGACTATTTCACGTGAAGTTCGATTAAAAAAGGCGTTACAAGAAGTGAAGGAACATTTTGATTTTGTCGTTATTGATTGCCCACCATCATTAGGGTTATTAACAATTAACGCTTTGACAGCCGCAGATGCGCTAATTATTCCTGTACAATGTGAATATTATGCGTTAGAAGGGTTAAGTCAGTTACTATCAACCGTTCGTCTTGTACAAAAGCATTTAAATAAAAGTTTAATGATCGACGGTGTGCTTTTAACAATGTTAGATGCGCGTACGAATTTGGGCATTCAAGTAATTGATGAAGTGAAACGTTATTTTCAAGATAAGGTATATCATTCGATCATTCCACGTAATGTTCGACTAAGTGAAGCACCTAGTCACGGAAAACCGATTATTATTTATGATGCAAAATCGCGAGGGGCAGAATTATATTTAGAGTTTGCAAGGGAAGTGATTAAAAATGGTTAA